A genomic stretch from Streptomyces sp. QL37 includes:
- a CDS encoding GAF domain-containing sensor histidine kinase: MSHRPPSGLAAVSAALLAMSRHLEMRDVLKTIVASARELLDAEYAALGVPDDHGGFAQFVVDGVSDEQWKAIGPLPRQHGILAAMLHEAKPQRLADVREDPRFEGWPDAHPDMSDFLGLPIQDGDETIGALFLANKRCTGPTGGCNFTEEDEELLGILAQHAAIALTNARLYERSRELTIAEERSRLAHELHDAVSQKLFSLRLTAQAAAALVDRDPARAKGELQQVATLAGEAVDELRAAVVELRPAALDEDGLVATLRTQIQVMDRAHTARVTFESAGVRALPAAQEEAILRVAQEALHNALRHSGAGQVAVTLSRHTSAMVLRITDDGRGFDTHAVRRAGRHLGLVSMRHRAGGVGGRLTVVSEPGKGTTVQMEVPCG; encoded by the coding sequence ATGAGTCATCGCCCACCGTCGGGCCTCGCCGCTGTCAGTGCCGCGCTGCTCGCCATGAGCCGGCACCTGGAGATGAGGGACGTCCTCAAGACGATCGTCGCCTCCGCCCGCGAGCTGCTGGACGCCGAGTACGCCGCGCTCGGCGTACCGGACGACCACGGCGGCTTCGCCCAGTTCGTCGTCGACGGCGTCAGCGACGAACAGTGGAAGGCCATCGGACCGCTGCCCCGCCAGCACGGCATCCTCGCGGCGATGCTCCACGAGGCGAAGCCCCAGCGGCTCGCCGACGTCCGTGAGGACCCCCGTTTCGAAGGGTGGCCCGACGCGCACCCCGACATGTCCGACTTCCTCGGCCTGCCCATCCAGGACGGCGACGAGACGATCGGCGCGCTCTTCCTCGCCAACAAGCGGTGTACCGGCCCGACCGGTGGCTGCAACTTCACCGAGGAGGACGAGGAGCTCCTGGGGATCCTCGCCCAGCACGCCGCGATCGCCCTCACCAACGCCCGGCTCTACGAACGCAGCCGTGAGCTCACCATCGCCGAGGAGCGCTCACGGCTCGCGCACGAGCTGCACGACGCGGTCAGCCAGAAGCTCTTCTCGCTCCGGCTCACCGCCCAGGCCGCCGCGGCCCTCGTCGACCGCGACCCGGCGCGCGCCAAGGGGGAGCTCCAGCAGGTCGCCACCCTGGCCGGGGAGGCCGTGGACGAGCTGCGCGCGGCCGTCGTCGAGCTGCGCCCCGCCGCCCTGGACGAGGACGGCCTGGTCGCCACGCTCCGTACCCAGATCCAGGTCATGGACCGCGCCCACACCGCCCGGGTCACCTTCGAGAGCGCCGGAGTGCGCGCGCTGCCCGCCGCCCAGGAGGAGGCGATCCTCCGGGTCGCCCAGGAGGCCCTGCACAACGCCCTGCGCCACTCGGGCGCCGGGCAGGTCGCCGTCACCCTCAGCAGGCACACCTCGGCCATGGTGCTGCGCATCACCGACGACGGCCGCGGCTTCGACACCCACGCCGTCCGGCGCGCGGGGCGTCATCTGGGCCTCGTCTCGATGCGGCACCGGGCCGGCGGCGTCGGCGGCCGCCTCACCGTCGTCTCGGAGCCCGGCAAGGGCACCACGGTCCAGATGGAGGTCCCCTGTGGCTGA
- a CDS encoding response regulator transcription factor — MADKIIKVLLVDDHQVVRRGLRTFLEIQDDIEVVGEASDGAEGVARTEELRPDVVLMDIKMPGTDGIEALRRLRELENPAKVLIVTSFTEQRTVVPALRAGASGYVYKDVDPDALAGAIRSVHAGHVLLQPEVADALLAQDDTGNGTGRGSTLTEREREVLGLIADGRSNREIARALVLSEKTVKTHVSNILMKLDLSDRTQAALWAVRHGAAG; from the coding sequence GTGGCTGACAAGATCATCAAGGTGCTCCTGGTCGACGACCACCAGGTGGTCCGCCGGGGTCTGCGCACGTTCCTCGAGATCCAGGACGACATCGAGGTGGTGGGGGAGGCGTCGGACGGGGCCGAGGGCGTCGCCAGAACCGAGGAGCTGCGGCCCGACGTGGTCCTGATGGACATCAAGATGCCGGGCACGGACGGCATCGAGGCGCTCCGCAGGCTCAGGGAGCTGGAGAACCCCGCCAAGGTGCTGATCGTCACGAGCTTCACCGAACAGCGCACGGTGGTGCCGGCCCTGCGGGCGGGAGCCTCGGGTTACGTGTACAAGGACGTCGACCCGGACGCCCTCGCCGGGGCCATCCGCTCGGTCCACGCCGGCCATGTCCTGCTCCAGCCGGAGGTCGCCGACGCGCTGCTGGCCCAGGACGACACCGGGAACGGCACGGGGCGGGGGAGCACCCTGACCGAGCGGGAGCGGGAGGTGCTCGGACTGATCGCCGACGGGCGCTCCAACCGGGAGATCGCCCGCGCGCTGGTCCTGTCGGAGAAGACCGTGAAGACGCACGTCTCGAACATCCTGATGAAGCTCGACCTCTCGGACAGGACCCAGGCAGCGCTGTGGGCGGTCCGGCACGGGGCGGCCGGCTGA
- a CDS encoding ABC transporter ATP-binding protein, whose translation MSDVLELVDVSVVRDGRALVDDVSWSVKEGERWVILGPNGAGKTTLLNIASSYLFPSTGTAKILGERLGGVGTDVFELRPRIGIAGVAMAEKLPKRQTVLQTVLTAAYGMTATWHEDYEAVDEERARAFLDRLGMTEFLDRKFGTLSEGERKRTLIARAMMTDPELLLLDEPAAGLDLGGREDLVRRLGRLARDPYAPSMVMVTHHVEEIAPGFTHVLMIRQGKVLAAGPMETELTSRNLSLCFGLPLVVEHRGDRYTAHGLPLGQ comes from the coding sequence ATGAGCGATGTACTGGAGCTGGTGGACGTATCCGTGGTCCGCGACGGACGCGCTCTGGTGGACGACGTCTCCTGGTCGGTCAAGGAGGGGGAGCGCTGGGTCATCCTCGGCCCCAACGGCGCCGGCAAGACCACCCTCCTCAACATCGCCTCCAGCTACCTCTTCCCCAGCACCGGCACGGCCAAGATCCTCGGTGAGCGGCTCGGCGGCGTCGGCACCGACGTCTTCGAACTCCGCCCCCGCATCGGCATCGCCGGTGTGGCCATGGCCGAAAAGCTCCCCAAGCGGCAGACCGTGCTGCAGACGGTGCTCACCGCCGCGTACGGCATGACCGCCACCTGGCACGAGGACTACGAGGCCGTGGACGAGGAGCGCGCCCGCGCCTTCCTCGACCGCCTCGGCATGACCGAGTTCCTGGACCGCAAGTTCGGCACGCTCTCCGAGGGTGAGCGCAAGCGCACCCTCATCGCCCGCGCGATGATGACCGACCCGGAGCTGCTCCTCCTCGACGAGCCCGCCGCCGGGCTCGACCTCGGAGGGCGCGAGGACCTGGTCCGCCGGCTGGGCAGGCTCGCCCGCGATCCCTACGCCCCCTCCATGGTCATGGTCACCCACCACGTCGAGGAGATCGCGCCCGGCTTCACCCACGTCCTGATGATCCGCCAGGGCAAGGTGCTCGCCGCCGGCCCCATGGAGACCGAGCTCACCTCCCGGAACCTCTCCCTCTGCTTCGGCCTGCCGCTCGTCGTCGAGCACCGCGGCGACCGCTACACCGCACACGGACTGCCCCTCGGCCAGTAG
- a CDS encoding NfeD family protein has product MDIDAWVWWLIGAVGLGIPLVLTAMPEFGMFAVGAVAAAVVAALGGGIVAQVLVFVLVSVALIAVVRPIAARHRASRPGEATGIDALKGRQAVVLERVDGSGGRIKLAGEVWSARSLDGDQTFEPGRQVDVVDIDGATAVVM; this is encoded by the coding sequence GTGGACATCGACGCGTGGGTGTGGTGGCTGATCGGCGCGGTGGGACTGGGCATCCCCCTCGTCCTGACCGCGATGCCCGAATTCGGGATGTTCGCCGTCGGGGCGGTGGCGGCGGCCGTCGTGGCGGCCCTCGGCGGCGGCATCGTCGCCCAAGTCCTGGTGTTCGTCCTGGTGTCGGTCGCCCTGATCGCGGTCGTCCGCCCGATCGCGGCCAGACACCGGGCGTCCAGGCCCGGGGAGGCCACCGGCATCGACGCCCTGAAAGGCCGTCAGGCCGTCGTCCTGGAACGGGTGGACGGCAGCGGCGGGCGCATCAAGCTCGCCGGAGAGGTCTGGTCCGCACGCTCCCTCGACGGCGACCAGACCTTCGAACCCGGGCGACAGGTGGACGTCGTGGACATCGACGGTGCAACGGCCGTCGTCATGTGA
- a CDS encoding SPFH domain-containing protein yields the protein MQPIIIVLIILVVLVFIALIKTIQVIPQASAAIVERFGRYTRTLNAGLNIVVPFIDSIRNRIDLREQVVPFPPQPVITQDNLVVNIDTVIYYQVTDARAATYEVASYIQAIEQLTVTTLRNIIGGMDLERTLTSREEINAALRGVLDEATGKWGIRVNRVELKAIEPPTSIQDSMEKQMRADRDKRAAILTAEGIRQSAILTAEGEKQSAILRAEGEAKASALRAEGEAQAIRTVFESIHAGDPDQKLLSYQYLQMLPKIAEGDANKLWIVPSEIGDALKGLSGAFGNLGGGAPGFNTGTERREQPPVE from the coding sequence ATGCAACCGATCATCATCGTCCTGATCATTCTGGTGGTGCTCGTCTTCATCGCCCTGATCAAGACGATCCAGGTCATCCCGCAGGCCAGTGCCGCCATCGTGGAGCGCTTCGGCCGCTACACCCGCACGCTCAACGCCGGGCTGAACATCGTCGTCCCGTTCATCGACTCGATCCGCAACAGGATCGACCTCCGCGAACAGGTCGTCCCCTTCCCGCCCCAGCCGGTGATCACCCAGGACAACCTCGTCGTCAACATCGACACCGTCATCTACTACCAGGTGACCGACGCCCGCGCCGCGACGTACGAAGTCGCAAGCTACATCCAGGCGATCGAGCAGCTCACCGTCACCACGCTCCGCAACATCATCGGCGGCATGGACCTCGAACGGACCCTGACCTCCCGCGAGGAGATCAACGCCGCGCTGCGCGGAGTCCTCGACGAAGCGACCGGCAAGTGGGGCATCCGCGTCAACCGCGTCGAGCTCAAGGCCATCGAACCGCCCACCTCCATCCAGGACTCGATGGAGAAGCAGATGCGCGCCGACCGTGACAAGCGCGCCGCCATCCTCACCGCCGAGGGCATCAGGCAGTCCGCGATCCTCACCGCGGAGGGCGAGAAGCAGTCCGCGATCCTGCGCGCCGAAGGTGAGGCCAAGGCGTCCGCGCTGCGTGCCGAGGGCGAGGCCCAGGCCATCCGTACGGTCTTCGAGTCCATCCACGCCGGAGACCCGGACCAGAAGCTCCTCTCGTACCAGTACCTCCAGATGCTTCCCAAGATCGCCGAGGGCGACGCCAACAAGCTCTGGATCGTGCCCAGCGAGATCGGCGACGCCCTCAAGGGCCTCAGCGGTGCGTTCGGCAACCTCGGCGGCGGCGCCCCCGGCTTCAACACCGGCACGGAACGCCGGGAGCAGCCCCCGGTCGAATGA
- a CDS encoding sulfite exporter TauE/SafE family protein produces MSIWEMLAVFAAGIGAGTINTIVGSGTLITFPVLLATGLPPVTATVSNALGLIPGSISGAIGYREELAGQRRRILKLSAGALVGGLTGATLLLALPSTAFETIVPVLVTLALVLVILQPRISRAVQRRRDRTGAPARLDGGPLLFTGIMLASVYGGYFTAAQGIIYLSLMGMLLDDTMQRLNAVKNVLAAVVNSVAALFFLFVAHFDWTAVVLIAVGSAIGGQIGARVGRRLSPGFLRALIVVVGTAAIVQLLLR; encoded by the coding sequence TTGTCCATCTGGGAAATGCTCGCGGTCTTCGCGGCCGGGATCGGCGCCGGAACGATCAACACCATCGTCGGATCGGGCACGTTGATCACATTCCCGGTCCTGCTCGCCACCGGGCTGCCCCCGGTCACCGCGACCGTGTCCAACGCGCTCGGGCTGATCCCCGGCTCCATCAGCGGAGCCATCGGCTACCGCGAGGAACTCGCCGGCCAGCGCCGCCGCATACTGAAGCTGAGCGCCGGGGCGCTGGTCGGCGGCCTCACCGGGGCCACCCTCCTGCTCGCGCTGCCCTCCACCGCGTTCGAGACCATCGTCCCCGTCCTCGTCACCCTCGCGCTGGTGCTGGTCATCCTGCAGCCCCGCATCAGCAGAGCGGTCCAGCGCCGCCGCGACCGCACCGGCGCCCCCGCCCGCCTCGACGGCGGGCCCCTGCTGTTCACCGGGATCATGCTGGCCAGCGTCTACGGCGGCTACTTCACGGCCGCCCAGGGCATCATCTACCTCTCCCTGATGGGCATGCTGCTCGACGACACGATGCAGCGCCTCAACGCCGTCAAGAACGTCCTGGCCGCCGTCGTCAACAGCGTCGCCGCGCTCTTCTTCCTCTTCGTCGCGCACTTCGACTGGACTGCTGTCGTGCTCATCGCGGTCGGCTCCGCGATCGGCGGCCAGATAGGTGCGAGGGTGGGCCGCAGGCTCAGCCCGGGCTTCCTGCGCGCCCTGATCGTCGTCGTAGGTACCGCGGCCATCGTCCAACTGCTGCTGCGCTGA